In Mastacembelus armatus chromosome 4, fMasArm1.2, whole genome shotgun sequence, the following are encoded in one genomic region:
- the soat1 gene encoding sterol O-acyltransferase 1 encodes MESPEDGVLRSRCRPAPKMPTFPDLDGKCSPGGHPQGNGDNHVITNGKIEVEHLISKKLQLKRKAEYLKSDLMRRFDSQVNDFMDSLIEESAKLEPAPVSAVFSPPLSDHERSKLSHFRPPHGQGKLFVSRRSLLDELFEVNHIRTIYHMFIALLILFIFSTLVVDFIDEGRLVLDFDLLVYAFGQFPLVVCTWICMFLSVLVVPYTLFHLWSHTQSGSFAHPNLYSVLFGSVFLLYQALGLGFLPTYVVVTNSLPPASCSVVIMEQVRLMMKAHSFVRENVPRFLAWSKDKTSPGPVVPQVSHYLYFLFAPTLIYRDKYPRNPVIRWGYVATKFLQVLGCLFYAYYVFVRLCIPQFRSVSLQLFDLKAMVLCVFNSILPGVLVLFLGFFAFLHCWHNAFAEMLRFADRMFYKDWWNSTSFANYYRTWNVVVHDWLYYYVYRDFLWMSQKRFRPAAMLFVFTVSAVVHEYILAICFGFFYPVLFCLFMCFGMMFNFILHDQRKGPIWNIIMWTSLFLGQGVIICLYSHEWYAQRYCPLKEPSFLELLKPRSWSCQRGLVVESDNL; translated from the exons ATGGAGAGTCCGGAAGACGGCGTCCTCCGGTCCCGCTGCAGACCCGCTCCTAAGATGCCCACCTTCCCTGACCTGGATGGGAAATGTAGTCCAGGAGGACATCCCCAGGGAAATGGAGACAACCACGTTATCACTAATG GAAAAATTGAAGTGGAACATTTGATCAGCAAAAAGTTACAACTGAAAAGGAAAGCAGAG TACTTGAAGAGTGACCTGATGCGCCGGTTTGACAGTCAGGTCAATGATTTCATGGACAGTCTTATCGAAGAGTCAGCTAAGCTGGAGCCGGCGCCTGTGTCTGCTGTCTTCTCACCTCCGCTGTCGGACCACGAGAGGAGCAAACTCAG ccATTTTCGGCCTCCTCATGGCCAAGGAAAACTGTTCGTCAGCCGCAGGTCTCTCCTGGA TGAGCTTTTTGAGGTGAATCACATCAGGACCATCTACCACATGTTCATTGCCCTGCTCATTCTCTTCATCTTCAGTACACTTGTGGTAGATTTCATTGATGAAGGCAG GCTGGTGCTGGACTTTGACCTGCTGGTCTATGCGTTTGGACAGTTCCCCCTGGTGGTGTGCACATGGATTTGCATGTTCCTGTCTGTCTTGGTGGTTCCCTACACCCTGTTTCACCTGTGGTCACACACCCAGTCTGGGTCTTTTGCCCACCCCAACTTGTACAGTGTCTTGTTTGGCTCTGTGTTCCTGCTCTACCAAGCTCTGGGTTTGGGATTCCTGCCTACGTATGTGGTGGTCACCAACAGTTTGCCGCCAGCGTCGTGCTCCGTCGTCATCATGGAGCAG GTGCGTCTAATGATGAAAGCCCACTCCTTTGTCAGGGAGAATGTGCCAAGATTTCTAGCGTGGTCTAAAGACAAGACCA GTCCTGGCCCTGTGGTTCCCCAAGTTTCTCACTATctctacttcctgtttgctcCCACACTCATCTACAGAGACAAGTACCCTAG GAACCCAGTGATCAGATGGGGCTATGTGGCCACAAAGTTCCTTCAG GTATTGGGCTGTCTGTTTTATGCCTATTACGTGTTTGTACGGCTGTGCATCCCTCAGTTCCGTAGCGTCAGTCTACAGCTCTTTGACCTGAAGGCCATGgtcctctgtgtttttaactCCATCCTGCCAG GAGTACTGGTTCTTTTCCTGGGGTTCTTTGCCTTCCTCCACTGTTGGCACAATGCATTTGCTGAGATGCTTCGCTTTGCTGATAGGATGTTTTACAAG GACTGGTGGAATTCAACCTCTTTCGCCAATTACTATCGCACTTGGAACGTGGTGGTCCATGACTGGCTGTACTACTACGTGTACCGGGATTTCTTGTGG ATGTCTCAGAAGCGGTTCAGACCAGCAGCCATGctgtttgtatttacagtgtCCGCTGTAGTTCACGAGTACATCCTTGCCATCTGCTTTGGTTTCTTCTATCCCgtcctcttctgtctttttatgtGCTTCggaa TGATGTTTAACTTCATCCTCCATGACCAAAGGAAAGGTCCCATCTGGAATATTATCATGTGGACGTCCCTCTTCCTGGGTCAGGGGGTCATTATCTGTTTATATTCCCATGAGTGGTATGCTCAGCGCTACTGCCCCCTGAAAGAG ccttccTTCCTAGAGTTACTGAAGCCGCGCTCGTGGAGCTGTCAGAGAGGCCTGGTGGTAGAATCTGATAACCTCTGA